A single Phoenix dactylifera cultivar Barhee BC4 chromosome 1, palm_55x_up_171113_PBpolish2nd_filt_p, whole genome shotgun sequence DNA region contains:
- the LOC120112847 gene encoding RNA demethylase ALKBH9B-like: protein MAGIDPTLRRRGRPGARRLPIGPGRLGSTTGNSTIRVRGRWRKEMMEMIWRGRRRRLGPVEGLRCRGDQREAIRFSMVGRKKDFKHMERVDGRWINVLEGLELHTGVFSAAEQKRIVACVYDVQEKGRNRQLRRRTYSEPRKWMRGKGRVTIQFGCCYNYAVDNYGNPPGIIQDEEVDPMPPLLKTMIKRMVAWHVLPPTCVPDSCIINIYDKDDCIPPHIDHHDFLRPFCTVSLLSKCNILFGRELKIMGPGEFSGSTAIPLPVGSVLVLNGNGADVAKHCVPAVPH, encoded by the exons ATGGCGGGTATCGATCCAACTCTTCGTCGGCGAGGTCGACCGGGAGCTCGCCGGCTTCCGATTGGGCCCGGACGCCTGGGCAGCACAACCGGCAATTCAACAATTCGAGTTCGAGGTCGCTGGAGGAAGGAGATGATGGAGATGATTTGGCGGGGGCGGCGGAGAAGGCTAGGGCCAGTGGAGGGACTCCGTTGTCGAGGGGATCAGAGGGAGGCGATAAGGTTCTCGATGGTAGGGAGGAAGAAGGACTTCAAGCACATGGAGAGGGTCGATGGCCGGTGGATCAATGTGCTCGAGGGGCTCGAGCTTCATACTGGAGTTTTTAGTGCAGCGGAGCAGAAGAGGATTGTGGCTTGCGTCTACGATgttcaggagaaggggaggaatcGGCAACTCAGAA GACGCACATATTCGGAACCACGAAAATGGATGCGTGGGAAGGGGCGTGTAACGATACAATTTGGATGCTGCTACAACTATGCAGTG GACAATTATGGGAATCCTCCAGGCATAATACAGGATGAGGAAGTAGATCCTATGCCGCCCTTATTAAAAACAATGATCAAGAGAATGGTTGCATGGCATGTCCTTCCTCCCACTTGTGTCCCTGATAGTTGCATCAtcaacatatatgataaagatgACTGCATTCCTCCTCACATAGATCATCATGACTTCCTCCGGCCTTTTTGCACTGTCTCCTTGCTATCGaagtgtaatattttatttggcaGAGAACTTAAAATAATGGGACCAGGAGAATTCTCAGGATCTACCGCAATACCTCTACCTGTTGG TTCTGTGCTTGTCTTAAATGGCAATGGTGCTGATGTGGCAAAGCATTGTGTGCCAGCTGTCCCCCACTGA